The following proteins are co-located in the Apium graveolens cultivar Ventura chromosome 5, ASM990537v1, whole genome shotgun sequence genome:
- the LOC141661974 gene encoding respiratory burst oxidase homolog protein C-like produces MEGAASNNRSVTLTVNEDSADVHGVDTVGGANAEGSKLQVTCGSSAARNISIVKIKKVSQELNQLSSLSERPRKQCDRSKSGAVHALTGFRFISRADGGSGWAKVAKKFDELTALTDGLLPRALFWECIDY; encoded by the exons ATGGAAGGTGCTGCCAGTAATAACAGGAGTGTCACACTCACTGTTAATGAAGACTCGGCTGATGTTCATGGTGTTGATACTGTTGGAGGAGCCAATGCAGAAGGCAGCAAATTGCAGGTTACTTGTGGTTCCTCAGCTGCACGAAATATTTCGATAGTGAAGATCAAGAAGGTTTCTCAGGAGCTGAATCAACTGAGTTCTTTGAGTGAAAGGCCGCGGAAACAATGTGATCGGTCTAAATCAGGTGCAGTTCATGCTTTGACAGGGTTTAGGTTTATAAGCAGGGCTGATGGTGGCTCCGGTTGGGCAAAGGTGGCTAAGAAGTTCGATGAACTCACTGCCCTCACCGATGGCTTGCTTCCTCGTGCACTCTTTTGGGAATGCATAG ATTATTAG
- the LOC141659123 gene encoding respiratory burst oxidase homolog protein C-like yields the protein MEELDPENLGYIMIENMKMFLLRDAAHPTRAAGSKALSKLPSQKLKNSNDHIISRTYKDIKYFVLDNWRRVWILAVWLGITASLFAYKYLQYKNKAAYEVMGVCVCLAKGAAETLKFNMALILLPVCRNTITWLRNKTRLGVAVPFDSNIKFHQIITVGIAIGVGIHVMAHLACDFPRLLHTDEEKNVGDYVHHERSAPANKNDVDEKCINKKLFLMRSASNLIVGVEGVTGIIMVVLMAIAFTLASPWLRLRKVKKGKDPRANSPKDPKANSLKDQKENKGSLEKILDKLTGFNAF from the exons ATGGAAGAACTGGACCCTGAAAACCTTGGATACATCATG ATTGAAAATATGAAGATGTTTCTGTTGCGAGATGCAGCACATCCTACAAGAGCTGCTGGAAGCAAGGCCCTAAGCAAATTGCCGAGCCAGAAGCTTAAGAATTCAAATGACCACATAATTTCAAGAACATATAAAGACATTAAATACTTTGTACTAGACAATTGGAGAAGAGTTTGGATATTGGCAGTATGGCTTGGGATTACGGCTAGTTTATTTGCTTACAAGTATCTGCAATACAAAAACAAAGCTGCCTACGAAGTTATGGGAGTCTGTGTTTGTTTAGCAAAGGGTGCAGCCGAGACACTTAAGTTTAACATGGCACTGATATTGTTACCAGTCTGCCGAAACACTATCACCTGGCTTAGGAATAAAACCAGATTAGGAGTAGCTGTTCCCTTTGACAGCAATATCAAATTTCACCAA ATTATAACAGTGGGTATTGCAATTGGAGTTGGGATTCATGTAATGGCCCATTTAGCTTGTGACTTTCCTCGTCTCCTTCACACGGATGAAGAAAA AAATGTGGGTGATTATGTGCATCACGAGAGAAGTGCTCCAGCAAACAAAAATGACGTTGATGAGAAGTGCATCAACAAAAAATTGTTTTTGATGAGAAGTGCATCAAACTTGAtagtg GGAGTAGAAGGTGTAACTGGAATTATTATGGTAGTGTTGATGGCAATAGCATTTACGCTAGCTAGCCCCTGGTTGAGGCTCCGCAAAGTGAAAAAAGGCAAAGACCCAAGAGCAAATTCACCCAAAGATCCTAAAGCAAATTCACTTAAAGACCAGAAAGAAAATAAAGGAAGTCTTGAGAAGATACTAGACAAGCTTACTGGATTCAATGCCTTCTAG
- the LOC141659124 gene encoding uncharacterized protein LOC141659124: MIQPAGDEHIYFSAADYEGLDPEHNQALVVTLDIADNEVQRILVDNGSSANIVFEHTLNRMKLGHIRMDPCLEDPLYGFRNNMIPIRGVIYLPMVFGTAPRQVSHVMKFYVISDASSYNMILGRPTLTKLRAIPSTIHLKLKVPTPGGIGELRGDRGASGRFYGQALVMAETDPKNRKKAMALPKGQSRKKHREHFNKRLKLDVNMIEDSGYSVTNADARIKKFVEVREKTKLEPAAQTLEIELDPGNPTRKLKIGKGLETSFQEELISLLKEYADVFAWMPEDIPGIDQSVAMHNLDVDPKKKPIKQKRRNFALKRQQAIDVEIENLLRADIICEIKYPDWLANVVLVKKPNGKWRMCVDYTSLNAACPKDSYPLPNIDQLIDATSGHTMLSFMDAFSGYNQVRMNPEDIAKTAFITHRAVYAFIMMPFGLINAGATYQKMMNTIF; encoded by the coding sequence ATGATACAGCCGGCTGGAGATGAGCACATATATTTCTCCGCCGCAGATTATGAAGGCCTGGATCCCGAGCACAACCAAGCCCTGGTTGTAACCCTCGACATCGCCGACAATGAGGTACAAAGAATTTTGGTTGATAATGGTTCTTCAGCTAACATTGTTTTCGAACACACCCTTAACAGGATGAAGTTGGGACACATCCGCATGGATCCATGCCTCGAAGATCCTCTCTACGGGTTCAGAAACAATATGATCCCGATCCGCGGGGTAATATACCTCCCCATGGTCTTTGGCACCGCTCCCCGACAGGTATCGCATGTCATGAAGTTCTACGTGATAAGTGATGCATCCTCTTACAACATGATCCTGGGAAGACCTACCCTCACTAAGCTCCGGGCCATCCCGTCTACAATTCACCTAAAGCTGAAGGTTCCCACCCCGGGAGGCATTGGGGAACTCAGGGGGGACCGGGGCGCTTCGGGAAGATTCTATGGACAGGCGCTGGTTATGGCTGAAACTGACCCAAAAAACAGAAAGAAGGCAATGGCCTTACCCAAAGGCCAAAGCCGCAAGAAACATCGCGAACACTTCAACAAAAGGCTAAAGTTGGATGTCAACATGATAGAGGACTCGGGATACAGCGTAACCAATGCTGACGCCCGGATAAAGAAATTTGTGGAAGTAAGAGAGAAAACTAAGTTAGAGCCCGCCGCCCAGACGTTAGAGATAGAATTGGACCCCGGGAACCCCACCCGGAAGTTAAAAATTGGAAAAGGCCTGGAGACATCCTTTCAGGAAGAGCTCATCTCACTGTTAAAAGAATATGCGGATGTATTCGCATGGATGCCAGAGGATATTCCCGGAATCGATCAGTCAGTGGCAATGCACAACCTGGACGTAGACCCGAAGAAAAAACCAATCAAACAAAAAAGGAGAAATTTTGCTCTCAAACGACAGCAAGCAATAGACGTGGAGATAGAAAATCTGCTCAGGGCCGACATCATCTGCGAGATCAAATATCCCGACTGGCTCGCCAACGTGGTGTTAGTCAAGAAGCCAaacggaaagtggagaatgtgtgtcGACTACACGAGCCTCAATGCTGCGTGCCCTAAAGACTCCTATCCCCTCCCAAATATTGACCAGCTGATTGACGCGACATCGGGCCATACCATGCTCAGCTTCATGGACGCCTTTTCAGGATACAATCAGGTTCGCATGAATCCCGAAGACATCGCAAAAACGGCCTTCATTACTCATAGGGCGGTCTACGCCTTTATCATGATGCCCTTCGGACTCATCAACGCTGGAGCCACCTACCAGAAAATGATGAACACGATTTTCTAG
- the LOC141661973 gene encoding respiratory burst oxidase homolog protein C-like: MKIREVSQELKQTSLSEMPRKQNDRPKSSAVHALTGLEFINKTDGGSSWAKVEEKFDELTASTDDLLPRALFWECIGMHKESEEFAGALFDALTRKRSIMGNSINKEELKKFWEQISDQSFDSRLQIFFDMVDKDANGRISKDEVREIIIVSASANKLSSIQNKADEYATIIMEELDPDNLGYIMIENMKKFLLQDAADPIRGSESKALSKVPSQKLKTANDQIISRTYKDIKYFVHDNWQRVWVLAVWLGIMAGLFAYKYVQYKNRDAYEVMGVCVCLAKGAAETLKFNMALILLPVCRKTLTWLRNKTRLGVAVPFDDNIKFHQIITVGIAIGVGIHVMAHLTCDFPRILYADEEKYRLIEPFFGKIQPPNYWWFVKGVEGVTGIVMVLLMATAFTLASPWLRLHKVRKGKDQRANSPKDQKEEKKRLEKILDKLTGFNAFWYSHHLFVIVYALLIVHSIKLYLTHEWYKKTTWMYIAVPIILYACERLLRAYRSRTKEVNIKKMVVYPGNLLALHVFKPPEFQYKSGQYMFVKCAAVSPFEWHPFSITSAPDDDYLSVHIRSLGDWTAEIRDVFSKVCQPSPTGKSEVLRSEFIQGDSINSKVKVSIDGPCGAPAQDYKNYEVVLLIGLGIGATPMISIVKDIMNNIKAKEEEENVVKNGTRAASSNGSNNSSPSTKKSPGKSSASEFKTRKAYFYWITPSQGSFDWFNGVINEITDVDKNRVIEIHNYCTSVYEEGNVQSAVISMLQSIYYAKNGIDVVTGTHVKSHFAKPDWQKVYQGIADKHTNSRVGVFYCGPPPAAVKLKKLAAEFSQTPLTKFEFHKENF, translated from the exons ATGAAGATCAGGGAGGTTTCTCAGGAGCTGAAACAAACTTCTTTGAGTGAAATGCCGCGGAAACAAAATGATCGACCTAAATCAAGTGCAGTTCATGCTTTGACAGGTCTTGAGTTTATAAACAAGACTGATGGTGGCTCTAGTTGGGCAAAGGTGGAGGAGAAGTTCGATGAACTCACTGCCTCCACCGATGACTTGCTTCCTCGTGCACTCTTCTGGGAATGCATAG GGATGCACAAGGAGTCTGAAGAGTTTGCTGGAGCGCTTTTTGACGCGCTCACCAGGAAGAGGAGCATAATGGGTAACTCAATTAACAAAGAAGAGTTGAAGAAATTCTGGGAACAAATTTCTGATCAGAGCTTTGATTCTAGGCTTCAAATTTTCTTCGACAT GGTTGACAAAGATGCAAATGGTAGAATCTCCAAGGATGAAGTGAGAGAG ATCATTATTGTAAGTGCTTCTGCTAACAAGCTGTCGAGTATCCAAAACAAAGCAGATGAGTACGCGACAATTATCATGGAAGAACTGGACCCTGACAACCTTGGATACATCATG ATTGAAAATATGAAGAAGTTTCTGTTGCAAGATGCAGCAGATCCTATAAGAGGTTCTGAAAGCAAGGCCCTAAGCAAAGTGCCGAGCCAGAAGCTTAAGACTGCAAATGACCAAATAATTTCGAGAACATATAAAGATATTAAGTACTTTGTACATGATAACTGGCAAAGAGTTTGGGTTTTGGCAGTATGGCTTGGGATTATGGCTGGTTTATTTGCTTACAAGTATGTGCAATACAAAAACAGAGATGCCTATGAAGTTATGGGAGTTTGTGTTTGTTTAGCAAAGGGTGCAGCCGAGACACTTAAGTTCAACATGGCACTGATATTGTTACCAGTCTGTCGAAAAACTCTCACATGGCTCAGGAATAAAACCAGATTAGGAGTAGCTGTTCCCTTTGACGACAACATCAAATTCCATCAA ATTATAACAGTGGGAATTGCAATTGGGGTTGGGATTCATGTAATGGCTCATTTAACTTGTGACTTTCCTCGTATCCTTTATGCGGATGAGGAGAAGTATAGACTAATAGAGCCTTTCTTCGGGAAAATTCAGCCTCCAAACTACTGGTGGTTTGTGAAGGGAGTAGAGGGAGTAACTGGAATTGTTATGGTACTGTTGATGGCAACAGCATTTACGCTAGCTAGCCCCTGGCTGAGGCTCCACAAAGTAAGAAAAGGCAAAGACCAAAGAGCAAATTCACCTAAAGATCAGAAAGAGGAGAAAAAAAGACTTGAGAAGATATTAGACAAGCTTACTGGATTCAATGCCTTCTGGTACTCACATCATCTCTTCGTCATTGTCTATGCATTGCTCATTGTTCACAGTATCAAACTTTACCTGACACATGAATGGTACAAGAAAACG ACCTGGATGTATATTGCAGTTCCAATCATACTTTACGCATGTGAGAGGCTCTTAAGAGCCTACAGATCAAGGACCAAAGAAGTTAATATAAAAAAG ATGGTGGTTTATCCCGGAAATCTTTTAGCACTTCACGTGTTTAAGCCTCCGGAATTCCAATACAAGAGTGGGCAATACATGTTTGTCAAATGTGCTGCTGTTTCACCCTTTGAATG GCATCCTTTTTCCATCACTTCTGCCCCTGATGATGATTATTTAAGTGTTCATATTCGGAGTCTTGGTGATTGGACAGCAGAAATCAGGGACGTCTTCTCAAAG GTCTGTCAGCCATCACCCACGGGGAAAAGTGAAGTTCTGAGATCCGAATTTATCCAAGGAGACAGCATCAACTCCAA GGTCAAAGTGTCGATTGATGGCCCGTGTGGAGCACCTGCACAAGACTACAAAAACTATGAAGTAGTGTTACTCATAGGGCTAGGCATAGGAGCAACACCAATGATCAGCATTGTGAAGGACATTATGAACAATATAAAGGCAAAGGAGGAAGAAGAGAATGTCGTAAAAAATGGGACCAGAGCAGCTAGTAGCAATGGCAGTAATAATTCTAGTCCATCAACGAAAAAATCACCAGggaaatctagtgcaagtgaatTTAAAACAAGAAAAGCATATTTCTATTGGATTACGCCTTCCCAAGGCTCGTTTGATTGGTTTAACGGGGTGATCAATGAGATTACCGATGTAGACAAGAACCGTGTCATAGAAATCCATAATTACTGTACCAGTGTTTATGAAGAAGGCAATGTTCAGTCCGCTGTTATCTCCATGCTTCAGTCCATTTACTACGCTAAGAATGGCATCGATGTTGTCACGGGCACTCATGTCAAGTCTCACTTCGCGAAACCTGATTGGCAAAAGGTCTACCAGGGTATTGCTGACAAACACACAAATAGCCGAGTTG GAGTGTTTTATTGCGGGCCTCCTCCAGCAGCGGTGAAGTTGAAGAAGCTAGCTGCTGAATTTTCGCAAACTCCCCTGACAAAGTTTGAATTTCACAAAGAGAATTTTTAA
- the LOC141661975 gene encoding respiratory burst oxidase homolog protein C-like, translated as MQNIDGARIYRAPEGSKLRVTFGPSGATITPVKIRRSKELKPLTSLSERPLKQHDRSKSRAVHALTGLKFINKTYGGSGWTNVEAKFDELTAPTDGWLPRALFWECIGMNEESEEFAGALFDALTKKRSIMGSSIIKKELKEFWEQISDQSFDSRLQIFFNMVDKDANGRLSKDEVREIISVSASANKLSSIQNKADEYAAIIMEELDPDNLGYIMIENMKMFLLQDAADTIRGAELPSQKLKTTNDQIISRTYKDIKYFVHDNWQRVWVLAVWLGIMAGLFAYKYVQYKKRDAYEVMGVCVCLAKGAAETLKFNMALILLPVCRKTLTWLRNKTRLGVAVPFDDNIKFHQIITVGIAIGVGIHVMAHLTCDFPRILYADEEKYRLIEPFFGKIQPPNYWWFVKGVEGVTGIVMVLLMATAFTLASPWLRLHKVRKGKDQRAISPKDQKEEKKRLEKILDKLTGFNAFWYSHHLFVIVYALLIVHSIKLYLTHEWYKKTTWMYIAVPIILYACERLLRAYRSRTKEVNIKKVVVYPGNLLALHVFKPPEFKYKSGQYMFVKCAAVSPFEWHPFSITSAPDDDYLSVHIRSLGDWTAEIRDVFSKVCQSSSTGKSEVLRSEFIQGDSINSKVKVSIDGPCGAPAQDYKNYEVVLLIGLGIGATPMISIVKDIMNNIKAKEEEENVVKNGTRAASSNGIYNSSPSTKKSPGKSSASEFKTRKAYFYWITPSQGSFDWFNGVINEITDVDKNRVIEIHNYCTSVYEEGNVQSAVISMLQSIYYAKNGIDVVTGTHVKSHFAKPDWQKVYQGIADKHTNSRVGVFYCGPPPAAVKLKLAADFSQTPLTKFEFHKENF; from the exons ATGCAAAATATAGATGGTGCGCGCATATACAGAGCTCCTGAAGGCAGCAAGTTGAGGGTTACTTTTGGTCCATCAGGTGCCACAATTACTCCCGTGAAGATTAGGCGATCTAAGGAGCTGAAGCCGTTGACTTCTTTAAGTGAAAGGCCGTTGAAACAACATGATCGGTCTAAATCAAGGGCAGTTCATGCTTTAACGGGTCTTAAGTTTATAAACAAGACTTATGGTGGCTCCGGTTGGACAAATGTGGAGGCGAAGTTCGATGAACTCACTGCCCCCACCGATGGTTGGCTTCCTCGTGCACTCTTCTGGGAATGCATA GGGATGAACGAGGAGTCTGAAGAGTTTGCTGGAGCGCTTTTTGATGCGCTCACCAAGAAGAGGAGCATAATGGGCAGCTCTATTATCAAAAAAGAGTTGAAGGAGTTCTGGGAACAGATTTCTGATCAGAGTTTCGATTCTAGGCTTCAAATTTTCTTCAACAT GGTTGACAAAGATGCAAATGGTAGACTCTCCAAGGATGAAGTCAGAGAG ATTATTAGTGTAAGTGCTTCTGCTAACAAGCTGTCGAGTATCCAAAACAAAGCAGATGAGTACGCAGCAATTATCATGGAAGAGCTGGACCCTGACAACCTTGGATACATCATG ATTGAAAATATGAAGATGTTTCTGTTGCAAGATGCAGCAGATACTATAAGAGGTGCTGAACTGCCAAGCCAGAAGCTTAAGACTACAAATGACCAAATAATTTCGAGAACATATAAAGATATTAAGTACTTTGTACATGATAACTGGCAAAGAGTCTGGGTTTTGGCAGTATGGCTTGGGATTATGGCTGGTTTATTTGCTTACAAGTATGTGCAATACAAGAAAAGAGATGCCTATGAAGTTATGGGAGTTTGTGTTTGTTTAGCAAAGGGTGCAGCCGAGACACTTAAGTTCAACATGGCACTGATATTGTTACCAGTCTGTCGAAAAACTCTCACATGGCTCAGGAATAAAACCAGATTAGGAGTAGCTGTTCCATTTGACGACAACATCAAATTCCATCAA ATTATAACAGTGGGAATTGCAATTGGGGTTGGGATTCATGTAATGGCTCATTTAACTTGTGACTTTCCTCGTATCCTTTATGCGGATGAGGAGAAGTATAGACTAATAGAGCCTTTCTTCGGGAAAATTCAGCCTCCAAACTACTGGTGGTTTGTGAAGGGAGTAGAGGGAGTAACTGGAATTGTTATGGTACTGTTGATGGCAACAGCATTTACGCTAGCTAGCCCCTGGCTGAGGCTCCACAAAGTAAGAAAAGGCAAAGACCAAAGAGCAATTTCACCTAAAGATCAGAAAGAGGAGAAAAAAAGACTTGAGAAGATATTAGACAAGCTTACTGGATTCAATGCCTTCTGGTACTCACATCATCTCTTCGTCATTGTCTATGCATTGCTCATTGTTCACAGTATCAAACTTTACCTGACACATGAATGGTACAAGAAAACG ACCTGGATGTATATTGCAGTTCCAATCATACTTTACGCATGTGAGAGGCTCTTGAGAGCCTACAGATCAAGGACCAAAGAAGTTAATATAAAAAAG GTGGTGGTTTATCCTGGAAATCTTTTAGCTCTTCATGTGTTTAAGCCTCCGGAATTCAAATACAAGAGTGGGCAATACATGTTTGTCAAATGTGCTGCTGTTTCACCCTTTGAATG GCATCCTTTTTCCATCACTTCTGCCCCTGATGATGATTATTTAAGTGTTCATATTCGGAGTCTTGGTGATTGGACAGCAGAAATCAGGGACGTCTTCTCAAAG GTCTGTCAGTCATCATCCACCGGGAAAAGTGAAGTTCTGAGATCCGAATTTATCCAAGGAGACAGCATCAACTCCAA GGTCAAAGTGTCGATTGATGGCCCGTGTGGAGCACCTGCACAAGACTACAAAAACTATGAAGTAGTGTTACTCATAGGGCTAGGCATAGGAGCAACACCAATGATCAGCATTGTGAAGGACATTATGAACAATATCAAGGCAAAAGAGGAAGAAGAGAATGTCGTAAAAAATGGGACCAGAGCAGCTAGTAGCAATGGCATTTATAATTCTAGTCCATCAACGAAAAAATCACCAGggaaatctagtgcaagtgaatTTAAAACAAGAAAAGCATATTTCTATTGGATTACGCCTTCCCAAGGCTCGTTTGATTGGTTTAACGGGGTGATCAATGAGATTACCGATGTAGACAAGAACCGTGTCATAGAAATCCATAATTACTGTACCAGTGTTTATGAAGAAGGCAATGTTCAGTCCGCTGTTATCTCCATGCTTCAGTCCATTTACTACGCTAAGAATGGCATCGATGTTGTCACGGGCACTCATGTCAAGTCTCACTTCGCGAAACCTGATTGGCAAAAGGTCTACCAGGGTATTGCTGACAAACACACAAATAGCCGAGTTG GAGTTTTTTATTGCGGGCCTCCTCCAGCAGCGGTGAAGTTGAAGCTAGCTGCTGATTTTTCGCAAACTCCCCTGACAAAGTTTGAATTTCACAAAGAGAATTTTTAA
- the LOC141659660 gene encoding germin-like protein subfamily 3 member 4 codes for MLKLSMFFLIAFVVCFCAKLCFAGDSDNLQDICPTGTSSRQTIFINGFPCKNPTNITASDFKSSLLNHRGDTDNFLQSSTKTVTALEFPGLNTLGLSVARIDLDIDGLVMPHSHPRASEIFYVSEGIVVAGFVDTNNQLFQGILREGDVFVIPRGLLHYYLNGGFAPATIIAVLNSQSPGVVSIADAMFAPGDSEAMERIKRSVISRSILDLDTTEDVNLSQV; via the coding sequence ATGTTGAAATTGTCGATGTTCTTCCTTATCGCCTTTGTGGTATGTTTCTGTGCAAAACTGTGCTTTGCAGGTGATAGCGATAATCTCCAAGACATATGTCCAACAGGTACTTCCTCGAGACAAACCATCTTCATAAATGGCTTTCCCTGCAAAAACCCGACAAACATCACAGCGTCGGATTTCAAAAGCTCATTGCTGAATCACAGAGGTGACACTGATAATTTTCTCCAGTCATCGACTAAAACTGTCACTGCCTTGGAATTTCCTGGCCTAAACACCTTAGGCTTATCTGTGGCGAGAATTGACTTGGATATCGATGGCCTTGTTATGCCGCATTCCCATCCAAGGGCATCGGAGATATTCTATGTTAGTGAAGGTATTGTTGTTGCTGGATTTGTTGATACAAACAATCAGCTGTTCCAGGGAATTCTTCGAGAAGGTGACGTGTTTGTGATCCCGAGAGGCTTACTTCATTATTATTTGAATGGTGGTTTTGCGCCTGCTACAATTATTGCTGTTCTAAATAGTCAGAGCCCTGGAGTTGTGAGCATTGCTGATGCAATGTTCGCACCTGGCGACTCAGAGGCCATGGAAAGAATAAAAAGGAGTGTAATTTCCAGGTCTATACTGGACTTGGATACTACTGAAGATGTGAATCTGTCTCAAGTTTAG